In one window of Microplitis demolitor isolate Queensland-Clemson2020A chromosome 4, iyMicDemo2.1a, whole genome shotgun sequence DNA:
- the LOC103571342 gene encoding clathrin light chain isoform X1, with protein sequence MDGFGDNFTGNDVEVDPAAEFLAREQDQLAGLEDDIPAVAVSNSAPVLSNIEDDLSGNFENMTVESGGNGTTGSFEMINTIDQPTESFSTPEPVVVKEEPEKIKKWREEQAARLEEKDAEEEKKKEEWKVAAKKELEEWYKHHAETTSKTKATNRGNAKNAEKQFVAEAGEVEPGTEWERIAKLCDFNPKSSRISKDVSRMRSIILQLKQSPPATTSMNV encoded by the exons atggaCGGTTTTGGTGACAATTTTACTGGCAATGATGTCGAAGTTGATCCAGCGGCTGAATTTTTAGCTCGTGAACAAGATCAATTAGCTGGCCTCGAAGATGATATTCCAGCAGTTGCTGTATCTAACTCAGCACcagttttatcaaatattgaag ACGATTTATCTGGTAACTTTGAAAATATGACCGTCGAATCCGGTGGCAATGGTACTACCGGTAGCTTCGAGATGATTAATACTATTGATCAACCTACTGAATCATTTTCAACCCCAG AACCAGTCGTCGTAAAAGAAGaaccagaaaaaataaaaaaatggcgcgAGGAACAAGCAGCAAGACTCGAAGAAAAAG atgctgaagaagaaaagaaaaaagaagaatGGAAGGTAGCGGCTAAAAAAGAACTTGAAGAATGGTACAAACATCATGCTGAAACAACTAGTAAAACAAAAGCTACCAATAG GGGAAATGCCAA AAATGCTGAGAAACAATTCGTCGCAGAAGCAGGTGAAGTCGAACCGGGAACAGAGTGGGAACGTATCGCTAAACTCTGCGATTTTAATCCAAAATCTTCACGGATATCCAAAGACGTGTCGCGCATGCGATCAATTATTTTGCAATTGAAGCAATCGCCACCAGCCACTACATCAATGAACGTTTGA
- the LOC103571342 gene encoding clathrin light chain isoform X2, with the protein MDGFGDNFTGNDVEVDPAAEFLAREQDQLAGLEDDIPAVAVSNSAPVLSNIEDDLSGNFENMTVESGGNGTTGSFEMINTIDQPTESFSTPEPVVVKEEPEKIKKWREEQAARLEEKDAEEEKKKEEWKVAAKKELEEWYKHHAETTSKTKATNRNAEKQFVAEAGEVEPGTEWERIAKLCDFNPKSSRISKDVSRMRSIILQLKQSPPATTSMNV; encoded by the exons atggaCGGTTTTGGTGACAATTTTACTGGCAATGATGTCGAAGTTGATCCAGCGGCTGAATTTTTAGCTCGTGAACAAGATCAATTAGCTGGCCTCGAAGATGATATTCCAGCAGTTGCTGTATCTAACTCAGCACcagttttatcaaatattgaag ACGATTTATCTGGTAACTTTGAAAATATGACCGTCGAATCCGGTGGCAATGGTACTACCGGTAGCTTCGAGATGATTAATACTATTGATCAACCTACTGAATCATTTTCAACCCCAG AACCAGTCGTCGTAAAAGAAGaaccagaaaaaataaaaaaatggcgcgAGGAACAAGCAGCAAGACTCGAAGAAAAAG atgctgaagaagaaaagaaaaaagaagaatGGAAGGTAGCGGCTAAAAAAGAACTTGAAGAATGGTACAAACATCATGCTGAAACAACTAGTAAAACAAAAGCTACCAATAG AAATGCTGAGAAACAATTCGTCGCAGAAGCAGGTGAAGTCGAACCGGGAACAGAGTGGGAACGTATCGCTAAACTCTGCGATTTTAATCCAAAATCTTCACGGATATCCAAAGACGTGTCGCGCATGCGATCAATTATTTTGCAATTGAAGCAATCGCCACCAGCCACTACATCAATGAACGTTTGA
- the LOC103571345 gene encoding ankyrin repeat and LEM domain-containing protein 2, giving the protein MSVNESINKNNSSVMLDSFKNNNVYHAVFVNEQPTTPETEDPDKLHVYTDKLDALKVIKKYKTSRLKSFRSREEAESYAKYGDLDNKQVNGDEKISECKSADEKGPAFKSLKPQELVVFRKLIETGDLEGVRKAIWENPRYLISVSATPTILKEGPRYNALHVATSKNTDAFNMCKLILDVISDRNFIELIDGIEESASYVNKSKVFIDAFLNTPNKGINETPLHFAAKYGLKDVVALLVSYPQCSKTVKNKYDKMPIDIVCDRKGAENPQLIQEICTLLEDHYYVPVMRSEDNSMAPAVGDLFTPASPPRIEIDPISPRFEVKAFAGPMTKPQALEFRKKWKTPPRTLFGTPRRDTSLNDSFQFLNDSVVEKTDCRLVDFDKGLERVGRDLAEEYHVPWKEYWPFLNEFVNLKSTEGLDKLENYLSNLQRHERLEAVNSVEDPQKPTFKSKRIKNLAKDFTNDNCIESAPADDTDDIKPIFYNSHDNNLFDNFDNNNLDVKNKVNETYNSDIDALIKNMGLLILNSPDKVIDDKFYTPPSSPLPTDNNSSDYSDYYDDDTDSSSEDEMYVASEGLPVFIEGSAPSKTDLSVFNAIPQSIDPEIYPLIYRWRHDLQLAVRKNDISVSFRTPRKKLFTPSK; this is encoded by the exons aTGAGTGTCAATGAatcaattaacaaaaataattcatcagtGATGTTagatagttttaaaaataacaatgtcTATCACGCGGTATTTGTTAACGAACAGCCAACGACACCCGAAACTGAAGATCcag ataAACTGCATGTTTATACAGACAAATTAGACGCATTgaaagtcattaaaaaatacaaaaccaGTAGACTGAAGTCGTTCAGAAGCAGAGAAGAAGCTGAGAGTTACGCAAAGTATGGAGACCTTGATAACAAACAAGTTAATggcgatgaaaaaatttccgaatGTAAAAGTGCCGATGAAAAAGGTCCAGCATTCAAAAGTCTCAAGCCACAGGAACTTGTGGTCTTCAGGAAACTCATCGAGACTGGAGATTTGGAAGGTGTCAGAAAAGCTATTTGGGAAAACCCGAGATATTTGATCAGTGTCAGCGCAACACCAACAATTTTAaag gaaGGTCCGCGTTACAATGCACTCCATGTAGCGACATCTAAAAATACCGATGCCTTTAATATGTGCAAATTAATCCTGGATGTCATCAGTGATAGAAACTTCATAGAATTAATTGACGGCATTGAAGAATCAGCGTCTTACGTCAACAAAAGTAAAGTATTTATCGACGCATTCTTAAATACACCGAATAAAGGCATCAATGAAACGCCTCTACACTTCGCTGCTAAATACGGCCTCAAAGACGTCGTAGCTCTTCTAGTTTCTTATCCTCAGTGTTCCAAAacagtcaaaaataaatatgataagatGCCTATTGAT ATTGTCTGTGATAGAAAAGGCGCGGAGAACCCGCAACTGATCCAAGAAATCTGTACCCTACTTGAGGATCACTATTACGTTCCAGTAATGAGATCAGAAGACAATTCAATGGCGCCGGCAGTCGGGGATCTTTTTACCCCGGCAAGTCCTCCGCGGATTGAGATCGATCCAATTAGTCCGCGGTTTGAAGTGAAAGCTTTCGCGGGACCTATGACTAAGCCACAGGCTCTAGAGTTTAGGAAGAAGTGGAAAACACCGCCGAGGACGTTATTTGGTACACCTAGACGTGATACTTCGTTGAATGATTCGTTTCAGTTCTTAAATGATTCAGTGGTTGAAAAAACGGACTGTAGGCTTGTTGATTTTGATAAAGGTCTCGAAAGAGTTGGAAG AGATCTAGCTGAGGAATATCATGTACCTTGGAAAGAATACTGGCCATTTTTAAAcgaatttgtaaatttaaaatccacTGAAGGCCTagataaattagaaaattatttaagtaatctACAGAGACACGAAAGACTTGAAGCAGTAAATTCAGTAGAAGACCCGCAAAAGCCAACATTTAAATCTAAGAGGATTAAAAATTTGGCTAAAGATTTTACGAATGATAATTGCATTGAATCTGCACCGGCTGATGACACAGATGATATTAagccaattttttataactctcatgataataatttgtttgataattttgataacaataatttagatGTAAAGAATAAAGTCAATGAGACTTATAATAGTGATATTGATgcgttgattaaaaatatggGGTTACTGATACTTAATTCTCCGGATAAAgttattgatgataaattttatacaccgCCATCTTCACCTTTGCCAACTGATAACAATAGTTCGGATTATTCTGATTACTATGATGATGATACTGATAGCAGCTCGGAAGACGAAATGTACGTCGCTTCAGAAGGACTTCCGGTATTTATAGAAGGGTCCGCGCCCAGTAAAACTGATTTATCTGTTTTTAATGCAATACCTCAGTCGATTGATCCGGAAATTTATCCATTAATTTACCGATGGAGGCACGATTTGCAATTAGCAGTCCGTAAAAATGATataag tgtcaGCTTCCGGAcacccagaaaaaaattattcacgccaagcaaatga
- the LOC103571344 gene encoding 1-acylglycerol-3-phosphate O-acyltransferase Pnpla3: MNLSFAGCGFLGIYHVGVAVCFKKYAPHLLLEKISGASAGAIAACCLLCDLPLGLYTSDLLKLSKEARRKTLGPFSPTFNLQAILLESLQKYLPEDAHIRVNGKLHISLTRVYDGRNVIVSQFNSREDLFQALLATSFVPIFSGILPPRFHGIRYMDGGFSDNLPTLDENTITISPFCGESDICPRDFSSQLFHVNFANTSIELSRDNIYRFARILFPPNPEILSKMCQQGFDDALRFLHRNNLINCTRCVAIQSPFVVSETLDDSTEYDPECIECKIHRQEALVANLPETVMSILQDAIDSANKGIVNWLFKHKSIKLLSVLSLPYTLPVDVMCATINKVISTAPKLSINIIELIRNILKQVNLLLPTINIQFISITDLIRFQVALAKYKKSYSEDDTDGCIKPWRRDAHTDNGDNFENILHVTTDYDALMAYYYMNQNKNTAGINDLFKIKSNDYNVDLNFVDNSNVNIEFSDDSWDEPDWIAQHTLADVTEIKNNTMSMKEIHIKEDDQGSLELSDHSIEDSTIFSDPESEWVIDKTDKVKEVIENTNSTPTSLASDCRPEVDQPSL, from the exons ATGAATTTGTCATTTGCTGGATGCGGTTTTTTGGGAATTTATCATGTTGGAGTTGctgtttgttttaaaaaatacgcgCCACATTTattgttggaaaaaataagTGGTGCATCAGCTGGTGCTATTGCTGCATGTTGTCTTCTTTGTGATCTACCCCTCG GACTTTATACAAgtgatttattgaaattaagtAAGGAAGCAAGAAGAAAAACACTAGGGCCGTTTAGTCCTACTTTTAATCTCCAGGCTATTTTATTAGAATCATTACAAAAG tATTTACCCGAAGATGCGCATATTAGAGTCAATGGAAAACTTCACATTTCATTAACGAGAGTTTATGATGGACGTAATGTTATCGTATCGCAATTTAATTCTAGAGAAGATCTATTTCag GCACTTCTCGCAACATCATTTGTACCGATATTTTCAGGAATACTACCACCCCGCTTTCACGGCATTCGTTATATGGACGGTGGTTTTAGCGATAATTTACCAACATTAGATGAAAATACCATAACAATAAGTCCTTTTTGCGGCGAAAGTGATATTTGTCCACGTGATTTTTCTTCACAATTATTCCATGTCAATTTTGCCAACACGAGTATCGAATTATCACGTGACAACATTTATCGCTTTGCCCGTATTTTGTTCCCGCCAAATCCAGAG atattatcaaaaatgtGTCAGCAAGGTTTCGACGATGCCTTGAGATTCCTACACCGCAATAATCTAATAAACTGTACCCGTTGCGTGGCAATACAGTCGCCGTTCGTTGTATCCGAAACACTTGACGACAGTACTGAGTATGATCCCGAGTGCATTGAATGTAAAATTCACCGTCAGGAAGCGCTTGTCGCAAACTTACCAGAAACAGTTATGAGTATTCTTCAGGATGCTATTGACTCCGCTAATAAGGGAATCGTTAATTGGTTATTCAAAcacaaaagtattaaattgtTATCTGTTTTGAGTCTTCCTTACACGCTGCCTGTTGATGTTATGTGCGCTACTATAAACAA agTTATTTCAACTGCACCGAAATTAAGtatcaatattattgaattaataagaaatattttgaaacaagtaaatttattattaccgacaataaatatacaatttatatcaataactGATTTAATAAGGTTCCAAGTGGCGTTAGCGAAatacaaaa aaagcTACAGTGAAGATGATACTGATGGGTGTATAAAACCATGGAGACGCGATGCGCACACAGACAATGgtgataattttgaaaacataTTACATGTCACTACAGACTACGACGCATTAATGGCTTACTATTATATGAACCAGAATAAAAATACCGCGGGAATAAAtgacttatttaaaattaaaagtaatgattataatgtggatttaaattttgtagatAATAGTAATGtcaatattgaattttctgaTGATTCTTGGGATGAACCTGATTGGATTGCGCAACATACACTCGCTGATg ttacagaaataaaaaataacacgaTGAGTATGAAAGAAATCCACATTAAAGAAGATGATCAAGGAAGTCTTGAATTATCAGATCATTCAATCGAAGATTCGACCATATTTTCCGATCCCGAAAGTGAATGGGTAATCGATAAAACAGACAAAGTAAAAgaagttattgaaaatacaaaTTCAACTCCTACTTCTCTCGCGTCGGACTGTCGCCCGGAAGTTGACCAACCtagtctttaa